Genomic segment of Myxococcus stipitatus:
TCGGTCCGATGACGAGCAGCGCATCCACGTCCGCGTCCACCCGCTCCTTGCCGGCCAGGTCCACCGGCCGCACCTCGTACGTCTGGCCGAGCAGCGACTGGAGACTCCGCAGCTTCTCGTGCAGGACGGGCGCGCCATGTCCCTGCGCCACGCCCAGCACCGGCGTCTTCGCCCGCGTCAGCTTGCGCACCAGCGTCGTCAGGTCGTACTCCAGCGTGCCCGTGTCCTGGACGACGGGGATGACCTCCTTCTTCTCCTGATGCCGGATGACGATGCCCATGTACGCGCGCTTCGTCTGCATCTGGTCATCCTCGATGACGCGAATCTCCACGGGCTGCACGCCCGCCTCCGCCAGCTCCTTCTCCACGGAGGTGGGCTCGCGAAAGACGCGGCCGAAGATGTCCCGCTTCGTCTCGCGCTTCGCCTCCTGGTCCTCGTGGGTCTCCTGGCTCATGGGGTCCAGGAACTCGAAGGAGAGCTTCCCCCCGGAGGCCACGCGGAACTCCTCCAGCAGGTCCCGGACGTAGCGCGCGTTGCCCGCATAGGGCGGCGGCAGGTCGTCGGTGAAGTACGCCGTGACGGTGACGGGCTCCTCCAGCTTCTCCAGCGTCTCTCGCGAGGCCTGCGCGAGCGTGTAGACCTGGTCTCGCGTCGCGTCGAAACGGAGGAACGCACGCAGGCCCAGGATGTTGAGCAGCACCAGGCAGCCGACGATGGCGGCCAGGAAGAGGTTCGCGTTGGCGGTGGCTTTCATCGTCAACCTCACTGACGGACGTTGCCCAGGGTGCGCGTGGTCAGCGCCAGTCCCACGGCCGTGAGCGACAGGTAGAAGAGGACGTCGCGCGTATCCAGCACGCCTCGCGCGATGTTCGCGAAGTGGTAGTCGACCGACAGGTACTGGAGCAGCTCCCCCACCGACTCCGGCAGCAGCAGGGCGAACTTGTCCACGAAGTAGAAGGCGAAGCACAACAGCAACCCGATGATGAACCCGACAATCTGGTTGCGGCTGAGCGCGCTGGCCCACAAGCCCAGCGCCAGGAAGCTGGACGCCATCAACAGCAGCCCCAGGTAGCCCATCACCACCGGCCCCCAGTCGAAGCGAGCCCCCTGCGCGGTGAGGCTCGCCACGGTGAGGGAATAGGGCAGCGTCCACAGCAACCCCACCCCCACCATGCCCAGCGCCGCGAGGAACTTGCCGAGCACCACCTCCCAGTCGCGCAAGGGCATGCTCAACAAGAGTTCCAGCGTGCCGCTCTTGCGCTCCTCCGCCAGCAACCGCATGGTCACCGCGGGCGCGAAGACGACGAACAGCACGGGCGCGATGCCGAAGAACCCCCGCAGCGAGGCCTGCCCCGCGACGAAGAGCGTGCTGAAGTACAGCCAGCCCGCAACCACCAGGAAGACACCAATGACGATGTATGCGACAGGAGAGTTGAAGAAGCTCCTGAACTCACGCCTGGCGACGGCCAGTGTCGTGTCCATTCTCCACCTCAGTTTTGTTCAAATGCCAGTCAGTCGACTCAAGCCGCCAGGCTCGCCCTCGCGTCCTCGCCGCCCGTGAGCTTGCGGAACGTCTCTTCCAGGCTGACGTGCCGCCGCGTCACCTCGAGCAGACACAGCTCGTGGCGCACCGCGGCCTCGAAGAGCTCCCGGCGGATGTCCTCCGCGCCGTGGCGCAGGTGGAAGCCCAGCGTCCCGCCGCCCTCCCCTTCCGCCACCTCGACGCCCGTGACGCCCGGGACGCGCTCCAGCACCGCGCGCACCGCGTCCGCCTGGAGCGGACCTCCGGTTCGCGACGTGAGCACGACGGTGACCAGGCCGCCCTCGCCCTTGCCCAGCCGCTCCGGCGTGTCGTCCGCCACCAGCCGCCCGTCATTGATGATGAGCACACGGTCGCAGGTGCTCTGCACCTCGCTCAGGATGTGCGTGCTGAGGATGACGGTCTTCTCCCGCCCCAGCTCCTTCACGAGCGAGCGAATCTCGACAATCTGGTTGGGGTCCAGGCCCGTGGTCGGCTCATCCAGGATGAGCACATCCGGGTCGTGGACAATGGCTTGCGCCAACCCCACTCGCTGACGGTAGCCCTTGGAGAGCTGATGGATGTCCTTGCCCAGCACGTCCTTCAGGCCACAGCGCTCCACGGCGTTGCGTATCTGCCCGGCCCGCCGCGCCTTGGGAATGCCTCTCACCTCCGAGACGAAGTCCAGGAAGTCCTTGACCATCATCTCCTCGTAGAGGGGATTGTTCTCAGGCAGATACCCCAGCAGGCGGCGCGAGGCCACCGGGTCGGCGAGGACGTCAATGCCTCGCACGCTCGCCCGGCCCGCCGTCGGCGTCACGAACCCCGCCAGAATCTTCATCGTGGTGGACTTCCCCGCCCCGTTGGGTCCAAGGAATCCCACCACCTGCCCCCGGGGAACCTCGAAGCTGACGCCACGCAGCGCCTGGGTGGCGCCGTAGCTCTTCGTCAGACCTTCGATCCGGATCATTGGTTGAGACACGGGCTCACCCCATGAAACGAATGGTTGCTGCGCATCGGTACTGCTCTTAAAGCAGCCAACGGCGCCGTCAACCCGCGCTCCCCCCAAAAATTTCCGGGAGCGTCGACCTCGCGATTTTCATCCGGACTGAAACGCTCCGCGCGCCGGCCGGCCGCGGGCTCCCGGACACCGCTTGATGACTTCCGAACAGCGCGCCCCCTGGTCCTCGCCCCACGCCGGGACCACCTCGTAAATGCAACTTGATTACTTTTAGATATCAATTGCATATTGCGGGCGCGCCCCGGCCACCGGAGGCGCCCTGAAGCTGAAGTCCACCCCCCCTGCCGTCACCGCACTTCCGCGGTCTCACACCCGGAGACATCCCTCATGCTGTCCTGTCCCTCGTTATCGAAGTCCCTGTTCGCCAGTGGCGTGCTGCTGCTGCTCGTCGGTTGTGGGGCGCCCACCGAGGAGGAGCTGGGGTCCCTCGAGTCAGAGGTCACCTCCTCCGAGGCCGCGCTGCTGCCCGCGTGCCCGGCCTCACCCGAGCTGTCCGAGGTCGTCGAGCACGCCTGCGTGCACGCGGAGCTGGGCCCCTTCGAGCCCGTCACCGCCGCCACCCTGGGAGCCCCCGTGCTGGTGGACGTCAGCACGCCCCACACCGCGTACAACATCACCCTCCCCCCAAGCTCCCAGTCCTGGGGCTGGGCGGGCCGCGTCTCGTTCCTCCCCGATGCGTCGGGTGAGTTCGCGTTCATGCTGTCGCGGGAGCGGGGGCTGCGCATCTACGACGCGGCGACCGGCGCCGAGGTGGCGCGGGAGTGCCGCTACTCGGTGCCCACGGACGTGTGTGGTGCCCTGAAGACAGCCATCATCGCGGACCTCGAGGCGGGCACCGAGTACCACCTGGAGTTCCACGCCCTCCTGTCCTGCAACGCGTCCTTCTCGCTCCTCATCGAAGAGGCGGCCCACCCTCACGAGGGCTGAGCTTCAACCTCCATCCCTCGCTGGAGCTCGCACGGCACCAGGCCACCGCGCCCGGTACGGCACCCATGCATTCCACCGACCTCCTCCTCCTGAACCCGCATGGGGCACTCCCGCATGCGATGGAACCTCCACGCCCGGCGGGACGCATGCGCCGTGGCGGACTCCCGCAGCGCTGGTGGCGAGATGCCCCGGAACGCCGCTCCGGTCCTCCCGACGGAAGACCCGTGCGTGCTCCGCGGCCCCATCGCCCCTGAGCCCCACTCCGCGCTCCGGAGTGGCCCACCGGACACCTGACGTCGACAGGGAGCCGTCGCGCGTGTGACGCGACCCGCGCCCGGAAACTCCCTACCCGATTATTGCAACTTAATTACCATAAACCCATGAAACACCACTCCGGAGGCGGAGGCGGACACCCGCGTCGGTGCCCGCGCGTCGCTCCCGGCGCCTGGAAGGAAATCCCCATGAAGCTGCTGAAGCAGACCCTGTGTGGTGTCGTGCTCGCGCTGTCCCTGTCGGCCTGCGGTCCCTTGGATGGAGCGGAGCTGGAGCCCTTGGAGCAGGAGGGACAGCCCCTGGAGGCGACCTGCGTCTCCGTCGATGACACCCTGATGACCACGCATGCCTGCGGCCATGCGAACAACAGCGCGGACAACGTGAATGTGACGGCCAGCGCCACGCGCGTCGCCACCGCGCCGGACATCAGCCCTCGCCACAAGCACTACACCCTCTCCCTGCCCGCGGGCGCGGAGGGCTCGGTGACCTTCACCCCGGTCGCCGTGACGTCGGCCACCTCCACCGTGGAGTCGTTGTCGTTCTACCTGTCGCAGAACGTGGCCTTCACCGTGGTGGACACGACGACCAGCGCCACGGTGGCCCCGCTCATCGGCGAGTCCGTCGCGGAGGCGTCCTGCCCGCTCATCGCAGCCCGGACGTATGACCTCGTGGTGGGCCGCGAGTACATCCTCGCCACCGGTCCCGCCTCGGGCAATCAGGTCCGCCTCGTTCCCGAGTACCACTACGACAGCCGGGACCGCTTCTACCGGGACCAGGACGGTGACGGGTACGGCGCCAACTCGCCCGTGTACCGCTTCGCCTGCGAGCCGCCCGCGGGCTACGTGAAGCAGCGGTTCGACTGCGACGACACCAACCCCGCCATCTTCAACTGCTGAGTCGCCCCACGACGACGCATCCCCGGGGCGCCCTCCTCGCTCGAGGGCGCCCCGCCCTTTCCCTCTCTGTCCTTTCGAGTCGCACCATGTCCCCGCGTTCCACTCGCACCGCCGCCCTGCTCTCCACCTGCGCCCTCCTCGCCATGACGGGCTGCGGGTCCGAAGACCCGTCCTCCCCCACCCCAGACCCCAGCGACGTCACGAAGCCCCACGTCACCGCGTCCAGCCCCGCCGAAGGCGCCACCGACGTCCTGCCCGTCCAACGCTTCAAGCAGGATGCGAAGACCACCGGCCTCCAGCGGGTCGTCACCGTCTCCTTCAGCGAGCCCATGGACCGCCAGCAGGCCCAGGTGTCGCTCATCGACGTCGCCGCCTCCGACGTCGCGCCACGCGCGCTGACGGGAACCTGGTCCGAGGACGGCAAGAGCCTGTCCGTCACCATCCCCCGCCCCCAAGCCGACCTCCCGCCGCTCGAGGAGGACAGACCCTACGCGCTGGACCTCACGGCCCTGCGAGATGTTTCGGGCAACACGCTGGACGCGGCGCATGAGGGCCTGAAGGACGGCCGCCTCGACTTCACCACCGGCAAGCGGGACCGCGTCGTCGAACACGCCTGCGCCCACGCGCTCCTGGACACGCCCATCCCCGTCACCGCGGGCGCCTCCCCCACCGCCGCGTATCCCGCGACCGACACCTCCCACAAGGCCTACACGCTGACGCTGCCGGCGAGCGGCTCCTCCTTCCTTGGCTACACGGAGGTCGTCTCCGCCGAGCGCGAGGAGTCCATCGTCATGTACCTGGCCCATGAGTTCACCGTGACGGTGCACGACGTGACGGAAGCGGAGACGGTCATCCCCACCACGCTCGCGCCCGCGCCGGACGTCTGCGCGCCCGCGATTACGCACACGCTCAAGTTCACCGCGCCCGCGGGGGACCGCTTCCTGCGCCTCACCCACGGGCCCGCCGCGCGAGACACGTACACCTTCGTCTTCGAGCGGCTCTAGTCCTCCTCGGACTCCGCGCGCTTGCGGCGGCGAGACATGATGCGGCTCAGGGCCACCTCGGTGATGCCCAGGTACGCGGCCACGTCTCGCTGCGGCACGCGGCCCTTCAAGTGAGGGTGCTCCGCCCAGAACATGTCCAGCCGCTCCTCGGCGGAGAACTCCAGGAACTCCTGCTCGCGGCGCTCCTTCATGAGGAAGTGCCGCTCCGCGACGCGGCGGAGCACCTTCACCCAGCACACGTGGCCCGCCTCCAGCACCTGGAGGTCCTGCTCGCGGAACACCAGGAGGCGCGAGGGCTCCAGCGCCTCGATGGTGGTCATCGACGGCACCCGCATGAGCATCTCCGCATAGGCCCCCACGAGGTCGCCTTCGGAGCGGAACGCCTTCACCAGCTCCGCGCCGCGCGCCGACACCCGCACCAGCCGGAACACGCCCTGGAGCACCAGCCCGAAGCGGTCCACCTTCTCGCCCGGGCGCAGGAAGAGGCCCTTGCGCTCCACCCCCTGCTCGCGCCCCAGCGCCTCCGCGCGCTCCCACTCCTGTTCGGGGATGGGACCGAGCGGAGCCATCTTCTCGTAGAGCTTCGGGTATCTCACGGGGCGACCCGGGAGGTTAACCCAGGTTAAGGCAGCGCTCGAACCCCGCGGCGTACGTTGCCGGCATGTCCATCAACGTCTACGCCATCGCCACGCCCTTCGTCATCGCGCTGGCGATGGGCGAGTTCATCTACTGCGTGGCGAAGCGCAACGGCTACTACAGCTTCCAGGACTCCATCGCGAGCGTGGGCACGGCCGTCATCAACCAGTGCGTCAACGTCGCCGTCGCCCTGATGGTGCTGCCCCTCTTCGCGCAATTGGGACAGTTCGCGTTCTGGAAGTTCGACAGCACCTCGCCGTGGGCGATTCTGGGATTGTTCCTGGGCGTCGACTTCCTCTTCTACTGGTTCCACCGCTTCGGGCACCGCACCAACATCGGCTGGGCCGCGCACTCGCCCCACCACTCCACCGAGGAGCTCAACTACGCGGTGGCCCTGCGCGCCAGCGTCACCCAGCGCCTGTTCTCGTTCCTCTTCTACTGGCCGCTCGTCCTCGTCGGCTTCTCGCCGGAGGCCGTGCTGGCCATGGTGGCCTTCCACCTGGTCCTCCAGTTCATCCCCCACACGCGCGTCATCCCCAAGATGCCCCGGTGGGTGGAGTCCTGGCTCAACACGCCGTCCCACCACCGCGTCCACCACGCGCGCAATGAGCGCTACCTCGACAAGAACTACGCGGGCTCGCTCATCATCTGGGACCGCATGTTCGGCACCTACGCGGAGGAGACGGAGGAGTGCTCCTACGGCGTCACCACGCCGCCCAACACCTGGGACCCCACCTTCATCAACTTCCAGTACTGGGGGAAGCTCGTCAGCGACGCGGTGAAGACGCGCTCCCACTGGGACCGGCTGCGCCTGTGGCTCATGCCCACCGGCTGGCGGCCCTCGGATTTGCCGCCGCGCGATGAGCTCAAGTGGACACCCGGCGAGGACGCGAAGTTCCAGTCGACGGAGCTGCCCAACATCCGCGGCTACCTCATCTTCCAGATGGTGACGTCCATGCCGTTCATGCTGTTGGTCAGCCATCACGGTTCGCCATTGACGGGCTGGCAGAAGCTGACGCTCAGCATCCTCTTCTGGGCGATGGCCACCGCGTGGGGCGGAATGATGGAGTCCAAACGCTGGGGCCTGCCGCTGGAGATGGCCCGTGTCCTCACGTCCGGTGGCTCTGTGTTGTTGTGGCTCACGCAAGCCGGCGCGCCGCTCTCCTGGAGAACACTCACGGCCGCGTGGCTCGCGGTGACACTGGTGTGGTTGAGCGTGACGCGCATGAGCCATCGCACTTCCGCGCCCGAGCCGCGCGCCTCGCGCTGAACATCCTCGGGCCGGCCCACCTCGGTGGCGGAGGGGTTTGCACGGTCGCCAAAGCATGGACCGACTCGCGGGCGACGCCGCTCGCTAGACTTGGCTCACCCGCCACCGCTAGGAAAGTCCTCATGGACTCTCCCGCGCACCTGCAAGCCCGCATGGCCCTGTGTCGCCCCGAGCACATGGTCCTCGACTTGTTCGTGAGGAGCCTGCGCGAGAGCATCGCCCAGCACATGTGCCAGGCGCTGAAGCACGCCGCGGGGTTCATCCTCCCGGATGCCCCGCCGCGCGGCGCCCCCACGCACCGCTCCGCGCGCGAGTACCTGGAGCTGCTTCACGAAGGCGCCAACACCCTGAACCAGCTCCTCGGGCACGACTACGCGACCGCCGTGGAGCAGCTCTCCTTCACCGCCGCGGGCCCCGTCTTCTCCGCGCCCGTGGGCGCCATGGTGATGGCCATCGCCGGCGAGGACCCGCACCGCGGCCTCTTCCTGGGCTCCGGACTCGCGGAGGCCACGAGCACCTTCGGCGAGCGCGACTACGAGCGCCTCTCCGACAGCTCCGCGCGCCTGCGCTTCAAGGACGAGTTCTTCGGCCCCGCCTGGTGCACGGGCCTGGTGCGAGGAGGCCTGCTCCAGAAGAACCCGGAGCAGCGCTTCCACGTGAGGCTGGAGACGGGCGAGCCGCCCTACAAGGACTTCTCGCTGCTCGTCACCTGGTAGCCCGTCGCGCACGGCCGGAAGCACTCCACCGCTTCCGGCCACCCGCGCCCGCCTCAAGCCTTGGGGGCTTCCTTGCTCCGGCGCTCCTCGGCTTCCTTCTTCACCGCCACCATGTCGAGCGCGCGAACCTGGCGCAGCAGGTCCTCCAGCGCCGCGGCGGGCAGGGCTCCGGGCTGCTCGAAGAGCAGGATGCCATCCCGGAACACCATCAGCGTGGGGATGGAGCGAATCTCGAACGCCCCGGACAGGTCCGGCTGCGCATCGGTATCAATCTTCCCGAACACGACGTCCGGGTGCTTGTCCGATGCCGCCTCGAAAGTGGGCGCGAACGCCCGACACGGCCCACACCACGCCGCCCACCAGTCCAGGATGACGATGCCGTCCTTGCCGACCGTCTCCTTGAAGTTGTCCTTGGTGATTTCCACCGTCGCCATGACAGCCCTCGTTTCTCCCCGCGCGAGCGGAGTGTGACTTCAGCGGACGCCCAGGAGCTCCACCTCGAACACCAGCGTGGCGTTGGGCGGAATCACGCCCCCCGCGCCGCGCGCGCCGTACCCCAGGTCGGGAGGAATCGTGAGCTTGCGCACGCCGCCCACCTTCATGCCCGCGACGCCCTGGTCCCAGCCCTGGATGACCTGACCCGCACCCAGCTTGAACGAGAAGGGCTGCCCGCGGTCGCGGCTGCTGTCGAACTTCTTGCCGTCCGTCAGCGTGCCCACGTAGTGCACGGACACCGTGTGCCCGGCCTTGGCCTCGTCACCCGTGCCCACCTTCGAGTCTTCAATCTTCAGGCTCATTCACTCTCCCAATCACAGCGGAAGGCCCCACCTTAACCCGCCGGTGTCTGTCGCGCCGCACAGGAAAACACAGCGGCGCGGGCCCGTTCGCTTCCGGGCACCGCGCCACTGTTTCAAGCCCGTCTTGGAGTCAGCACCCGCGGGGCGTCAGAACGTACCACCCACGCTGATGGTGCCCTGGTAGCTGCCGCCGCCCGACAGGTCCTGCGCGCCCGGCTCCAGACCCGGGGCGAAGTCCTTGTCGAACATGAAGTTGTAGTTGGCGCGAGCGTCCACCAGGAAGTGACCCACGTGGCCACGCAACCCCAGCCCCGCGGGCACCGTGCCGATGGTGTCATCCTTGTAGCCCAGCGACTCGCCGTGGCGGAAGTTGAGGTGGCTCAAGCCGATGCCGCCCAGCAGATACGGCTGCCACGCGGACGGCGTCACCCCGACCGTCAGCACCGCCGTCCCACCGTTGCGGATGAGGTCCGGGCTGTCACCGCCCACCGGGCCGCGCTTGCTGTCGATGTTGTTGAGCGCGCCGGAGTACCCGACCTCCACGCCCACCTGCTTGAGGGGCTTGAAGCCCGCCGTCACACCCGCCGTCGGGCCCGGGTCCAGCTGAGGTGCCAGCGCGCCGGTGTAACCCTCCACACCACCGCCCACGGACACACTCACGCCCGAAATCTTGTTCTTGTCCTTCTTCTCCACCTCCACGGGCTCCAGGTCATCCGTCGTGGGGCGGTAGTCCGCGGTCGGCGCGCTGAGGCCGCTGCCACCCACCGCGTCCTGGGACGGAGCGGGATAGGACTCAGGCTGCACCTGCACCGGAGGCGCGGCCTCCGGGCGGGGCTGCGGAGACGAAGGCGTCAGGGACTGCGACTGCGAGCCCATGTCGCCCGAGCCGCTGCCTCCCGTGCCGGACTGGTCCGTCGGCTCGCACTTCAGCGGCACGTTCATGAACAGCTGGCCCTTGGGCGTCACGCCCTGGCCGGAGCTGTCATCGGAGATGCCGCTGCCTCCCGTTCCAGGCTGCTGGTTGCTCGAGTCCGAGGAGTCCGGAACGGGCTCGGTCTCGATGATGAGGTCCTCCTGCTGAATGGAGTCGACTCCCTGCGAAGGGTCGTCCTGGGCCTGCGCCAGCAACACGCCGTGGCCCTGCTCCGTCAGGCTCGCCCGGGGCGTCGGGCAGTCACCATCCGCCGCCACAGCCGAGGTCCCGTACATCAACGCCCCAATAGCGCCCGCCAGTATCTTCACTTTCATTCGACCCTCCATCGTCGAGTGGCTGACATGAAGG
This window contains:
- a CDS encoding FKBP-type peptidyl-prolyl cis-trans isomerase is translated as MSLKIEDSKVGTGDEAKAGHTVSVHYVGTLTDGKKFDSSRDRGQPFSFKLGAGQVIQGWDQGVAGMKVGGVRKLTIPPDLGYGARGAGGVIPPNATLVFEVELLGVR
- a CDS encoding Ig-like domain-containing protein, yielding MSPRSTRTAALLSTCALLAMTGCGSEDPSSPTPDPSDVTKPHVTASSPAEGATDVLPVQRFKQDAKTTGLQRVVTVSFSEPMDRQQAQVSLIDVAASDVAPRALTGTWSEDGKSLSVTIPRPQADLPPLEEDRPYALDLTALRDVSGNTLDAAHEGLKDGRLDFTTGKRDRVVEHACAHALLDTPIPVTAGASPTAAYPATDTSHKAYTLTLPASGSSFLGYTEVVSAEREESIVMYLAHEFTVTVHDVTEAETVIPTTLAPAPDVCAPAITHTLKFTAPAGDRFLRLTHGPAARDTYTFVFERL
- a CDS encoding ATP-binding cassette domain-containing protein, encoding MSQPMIRIEGLTKSYGATQALRGVSFEVPRGQVVGFLGPNGAGKSTTMKILAGFVTPTAGRASVRGIDVLADPVASRRLLGYLPENNPLYEEMMVKDFLDFVSEVRGIPKARRAGQIRNAVERCGLKDVLGKDIHQLSKGYRQRVGLAQAIVHDPDVLILDEPTTGLDPNQIVEIRSLVKELGREKTVILSTHILSEVQSTCDRVLIINDGRLVADDTPERLGKGEGGLVTVVLTSRTGGPLQADAVRAVLERVPGVTGVEVAEGEGGGTLGFHLRHGAEDIRRELFEAAVRHELCLLEVTRRHVSLEETFRKLTGGEDARASLAA
- a CDS encoding DUF2378 family protein, which codes for MDSPAHLQARMALCRPEHMVLDLFVRSLRESIAQHMCQALKHAAGFILPDAPPRGAPTHRSAREYLELLHEGANTLNQLLGHDYATAVEQLSFTAAGPVFSAPVGAMVMAIAGEDPHRGLFLGSGLAEATSTFGERDYERLSDSSARLRFKDEFFGPAWCTGLVRGGLLQKNPEQRFHVRLETGEPPYKDFSLLVTW
- a CDS encoding ABC transporter permease subunit is translated as MDTTLAVARREFRSFFNSPVAYIVIGVFLVVAGWLYFSTLFVAGQASLRGFFGIAPVLFVVFAPAVTMRLLAEERKSGTLELLLSMPLRDWEVVLGKFLAALGMVGVGLLWTLPYSLTVASLTAQGARFDWGPVVMGYLGLLLMASSFLALGLWASALSRNQIVGFIIGLLLCFAFYFVDKFALLLPESVGELLQYLSVDYHFANIARGVLDTRDVLFYLSLTAVGLALTTRTLGNVRQ
- a CDS encoding Crp/Fnr family transcriptional regulator — encoded protein: MRYPKLYEKMAPLGPIPEQEWERAEALGREQGVERKGLFLRPGEKVDRFGLVLQGVFRLVRVSARGAELVKAFRSEGDLVGAYAEMLMRVPSMTTIEALEPSRLLVFREQDLQVLEAGHVCWVKVLRRVAERHFLMKERREQEFLEFSAEERLDMFWAEHPHLKGRVPQRDVAAYLGITEVALSRIMSRRRKRAESEED
- a CDS encoding sterol desaturase family protein, encoding MSINVYAIATPFVIALAMGEFIYCVAKRNGYYSFQDSIASVGTAVINQCVNVAVALMVLPLFAQLGQFAFWKFDSTSPWAILGLFLGVDFLFYWFHRFGHRTNIGWAAHSPHHSTEELNYAVALRASVTQRLFSFLFYWPLVLVGFSPEAVLAMVAFHLVLQFIPHTRVIPKMPRWVESWLNTPSHHRVHHARNERYLDKNYAGSLIIWDRMFGTYAEETEECSYGVTTPPNTWDPTFINFQYWGKLVSDAVKTRSHWDRLRLWLMPTGWRPSDLPPRDELKWTPGEDAKFQSTELPNIRGYLIFQMVTSMPFMLLVSHHGSPLTGWQKLTLSILFWAMATAWGGMMESKRWGLPLEMARVLTSGGSVLLWLTQAGAPLSWRTLTAAWLAVTLVWLSVTRMSHRTSAPEPRASR
- the trxA gene encoding thioredoxin, with amino-acid sequence MATVEITKDNFKETVGKDGIVILDWWAAWCGPCRAFAPTFEAASDKHPDVVFGKIDTDAQPDLSGAFEIRSIPTLMVFRDGILLFEQPGALPAAALEDLLRQVRALDMVAVKKEAEERRSKEAPKA